One bacterium genomic window carries:
- a CDS encoding magnesium transporter CorA family protein, which produces MHKSYKLLDGRIVEDKNEEDRILIYVNPDETEKRYLIDELKLDEHTLNSVADPDELPRLEFEPDHVALIFKRPKSYQAKDLFFFKVTSTGIYLFKNRLVVVCYDEAPSFEGKHFMKINSLAEVVLKIIYRTIYHFNEHLKIINMLSEELEGKINASMGNKYLINLFTLEKSLVYYLNAINANGVVIEKLRLNSAKIGFSAFELELIEDILIDSNQCSKQAEIYSNILAGLMDARVSIVSNNLNIIMKTLTIITLGIMLPTFVVSAFSMNVPLPLKAGPYTYWIILGMALISAAGVFLLWKLKKW; this is translated from the coding sequence ATGCATAAGAGCTACAAATTACTCGACGGACGCATCGTTGAGGACAAAAACGAAGAAGATCGCATCTTGATTTACGTGAATCCTGATGAGACGGAAAAAAGATACTTAATTGATGAATTGAAGCTGGACGAACATACGCTTAACTCGGTTGCAGACCCGGACGAGCTTCCGCGTCTTGAGTTCGAGCCGGACCATGTGGCTTTAATATTCAAACGACCGAAGAGTTATCAGGCCAAGGACTTATTCTTTTTCAAGGTAACATCAACCGGTATCTATTTATTTAAGAACCGCCTGGTTGTTGTGTGCTACGACGAAGCGCCTTCATTTGAAGGCAAGCATTTCATGAAGATAAATTCGCTTGCGGAGGTAGTGTTAAAGATAATTTACAGAACCATTTATCATTTCAACGAACACCTGAAGATAATCAATATGCTTTCAGAGGAGCTTGAAGGCAAGATAAACGCATCGATGGGCAACAAATACCTTATAAACCTTTTTACGCTTGAAAAGAGTCTTGTCTACTACTTAAACGCCATAAACGCCAACGGTGTGGTTATAGAAAAGCTCCGTCTCAACTCCGCAAAAATTGGTTTCTCTGCCTTTGAACTCGAGCTTATCGAAGATATCTTAATTGACAGTAATCAATGCTCTAAACAGGCCGAGATATACTCAAACATTCTTGCAGGGCTTATGGATGCGCGGGTATCAATAGTAAGCAATAATCTGAATATAATCATGAAAACGTTGACCATAATAACTCTCGGAATAATGCTTCCGACCTTCGTGGTCAGCGCTTTCTCTATGAACGTGCCCCTGCCATTGAAGGCGGGTCCTTACACATACTGGATAATCCTGGGTATGGCTCTTATTTCAGCAGCCGGAGTATTTCTTTTATGGAAGCTCAAAAAGTGGTAG
- a CDS encoding flippase-like domain-containing protein, which translates to MNPKLRQHLFFWARIAIALVFIAIIVLTVDLKKTWEELKGTNPIYISLSVLLYAVFIGFLALRWLILSKARNHPYGFFYLYRSLAIHFLFNNVLPTTIGGDVYRIMDTGGHEGKGVSFSIVWTDRMMGFIGVFSFAFLASIFYFFASKSYVLLIVFGAAFVFAVGVTTAFLSKKINDWLSTWLPKVKVFKYPVGQKITSAFKSITEFQDHKTSLFLSVLVSLVIQVCLAGIWYLLFLSLGGKTSFLHIMVTIPVVNTLAMFSVGGWGLREQTFVQMLATFAVAKSTALATSVLFDVVNVFFGITGGIFLLLRRKQTSLGKTSTPQN; encoded by the coding sequence TTGAACCCCAAGCTCCGTCAACATCTTTTTTTCTGGGCAAGAATAGCGATTGCCCTTGTCTTTATCGCCATAATAGTATTGACTGTAGACCTTAAGAAAACCTGGGAGGAACTTAAGGGAACCAATCCGATATACATATCTCTTTCGGTGTTGTTATACGCCGTGTTCATAGGTTTCCTTGCCTTGCGCTGGCTCATATTATCGAAAGCTCGAAACCATCCTTATGGGTTTTTCTATCTATACAGAAGTCTTGCAATACACTTCCTTTTCAACAACGTCCTTCCCACGACCATAGGAGGCGACGTCTACAGGATTATGGACACAGGCGGGCATGAAGGTAAAGGGGTCTCCTTTTCGATAGTCTGGACAGACAGGATGATGGGTTTTATTGGCGTTTTCTCCTTCGCATTTCTTGCAAGCATTTTTTATTTCTTCGCAAGCAAAAGCTACGTACTCCTAATAGTATTCGGGGCCGCCTTTGTGTTTGCCGTAGGAGTCACGACCGCTTTCCTTTCAAAAAAAATAAACGACTGGTTATCGACCTGGCTTCCGAAGGTTAAGGTTTTCAAGTACCCTGTTGGCCAAAAAATAACCTCCGCGTTCAAATCAATAACAGAATTTCAAGATCACAAGACGTCGTTATTTTTATCCGTCCTCGTCTCCCTTGTCATTCAAGTATGCCTCGCGGGAATATGGTATCTTCTCTTCCTTTCGCTCGGCGGCAAAACCAGTTTCTTGCACATCATGGTTACGATTCCGGTCGTTAACACTCTCGCCATGTTTTCGGTAGGCGGGTGGGGTCTGCGGGAACAAACCTTCGTTCAGATGCTTGCAACGTTTGCAGTAGCCAAATCAACCGCCCTTGCCACGTCTGTCCTTTTTGACGTCGTGAACGTCTTCTTCGGCATCACGGGCGGCATCTTCCTTTTGCTCAGAAGAAAACAAACATCCCTGGGAAAAACCTCGACGCCGCAAAACTAA
- a CDS encoding glycosyltransferase family 4 protein, translating into MKILAINWQDWKAPQKGGAEFYLKEILTRLVGFGHDVTLLCSGYKGAAHHEILDGIRIVRTGSRNTFNFHLYGSPIRAYLRANDFDVVIDDLNKIPFYTPLWRGSIPVAGMLMHVFRREIFKEAGFLPGSYVYLTESLIPRVYKKGLFSCLGASGREELAGMGMDREKIEVLQVGVNPVFKPGGKKEKNLIATVTRLMQYKCIDHLVYAVSMLAEKGLDIRCEIAGAGPDRKRLEKLTTSLGLSERVSFLGWVPLNEVAELYRRASVAVQPSAKEGWGFLATDAGACATPVVAARVPGLTDSVIDGKTGFLYEHGNIKEMAGYIEKLLLDASLREKMGAENLEWSKSLTWDKVARRVEKLLFASIAKERS; encoded by the coding sequence ATGAAGATACTTGCCATTAACTGGCAGGACTGGAAAGCTCCGCAAAAAGGAGGCGCCGAGTTTTATCTGAAGGAGATTCTTACAAGGCTTGTCGGGTTCGGTCACGATGTTACGCTCTTGTGTTCCGGATACAAGGGTGCAGCCCATCATGAAATTCTTGACGGAATAAGAATAGTCAGAACAGGAAGCCGCAATACATTCAACTTTCATTTGTACGGCTCGCCGATTCGCGCTTATCTTAGGGCTAACGATTTCGATGTAGTCATAGACGACTTGAACAAGATACCTTTCTATACGCCTCTCTGGAGAGGCTCGATCCCGGTTGCAGGAATGCTAATGCATGTCTTCCGAAGAGAGATATTCAAGGAAGCGGGTTTTTTACCAGGCTCCTACGTGTATCTCACGGAATCGCTTATTCCAAGAGTGTACAAAAAAGGGCTTTTCAGCTGCCTTGGCGCATCAGGAAGAGAAGAACTTGCAGGTATGGGGATGGATAGAGAAAAAATAGAAGTGCTTCAAGTAGGAGTCAATCCTGTCTTCAAACCAGGCGGAAAAAAAGAAAAAAACCTGATTGCAACTGTGACTCGACTGATGCAGTATAAGTGCATTGACCATCTCGTATACGCCGTTTCAATGCTCGCGGAGAAGGGACTGGATATACGCTGCGAAATAGCCGGCGCCGGGCCTGACCGAAAAAGGCTCGAAAAGCTGACAACGAGTCTGGGGCTTTCCGAGAGAGTAAGCTTTCTAGGGTGGGTACCTCTGAATGAAGTGGCTGAGCTCTACAGAAGAGCGAGCGTCGCAGTACAACCCTCGGCAAAGGAGGGCTGGGGTTTCCTTGCTACAGATGCAGGGGCATGCGCAACACCCGTTGTCGCGGCAAGGGTTCCTGGGCTTACCGATTCGGTAATAGACGGAAAAACAGGTTTTCTATACGAACACGGCAATATAAAAGAGATGGCTGGATATATTGAGAAGCTTTTGCTTGATGCCTCATTAAGAGAAAAGATGGGAGCCGAAAATCTTGAATGGTCAAAAAGCTTGACATGGGACAAGGTAGCAAGAAGGGTTGAGAAACTGCTTTTTGCTTCAATCGCGAAGGAACGCTCTTGA
- a CDS encoding MBL fold metallo-hydrolase — MKLHAFGIRGSLPSPASKDFVTSDFGGNTTCYYLEAGSFRIIFDMGSGARALGNYLMKKGDVGKPFIFLLTHYHSDHTQGIGFCTPLYIKTNTFHIHGFTPDERRGSDPIRNIVLQCLEEQQSSPYFPVPHISLPAHKFYYAHDKMFSEIFYYTHKDNSYNYFEDGAFDEKGKDPKDTLKITTIPLHHPNGCLGYRIDYMDKSVAFCTDNEPLAFPNNKISTICKDSDILVLDGQYSAEQLKGPTQTYGHGTPELCIDQAIECNAKKLVVTHMDPGHDDEKVKGMETSAKEYLRNKKTKLPSDLEFAREGHSWEI; from the coding sequence ATGAAATTACATGCTTTCGGGATACGCGGGAGCCTGCCCTCCCCCGCATCGAAGGATTTTGTCACGTCCGATTTCGGTGGAAATACAACCTGCTACTATCTTGAGGCAGGTTCATTCAGAATAATATTCGACATGGGCTCCGGTGCAAGAGCATTGGGAAATTATCTCATGAAGAAAGGAGATGTCGGGAAACCCTTCATCTTTCTTTTGACTCACTACCATTCAGATCACACTCAGGGCATAGGGTTTTGCACACCGCTCTATATTAAGACCAATACCTTTCACATACACGGATTTACTCCTGACGAACGCAGGGGCTCTGACCCCATAAGAAACATAGTCCTGCAGTGTCTGGAGGAACAGCAATCGAGTCCCTACTTCCCAGTCCCTCACATATCGCTTCCCGCTCATAAATTCTACTACGCTCACGACAAGATGTTTTCGGAGATTTTTTATTACACGCATAAGGACAACTCATACAATTACTTCGAGGATGGTGCTTTCGACGAAAAGGGGAAGGATCCAAAGGACACGCTTAAGATAACGACGATACCGTTACATCACCCGAATGGGTGCCTTGGCTACCGCATCGATTATATGGACAAATCGGTAGCTTTCTGTACCGATAACGAACCCCTGGCTTTTCCCAACAACAAAATCAGCACTATCTGCAAGGACTCAGACATCCTTGTTCTCGACGGTCAGTATTCAGCCGAACAGCTTAAAGGCCCTACGCAGACTTACGGACATGGAACTCCTGAACTCTGTATAGATCAAGCGATTGAGTGCAATGCAAAGAAGCTTGTTGTAACTCATATGGACCCTGGCCACGATGACGAGAAAGTAAAAGGAATGGAAACAAGCGCAAAGGAGTATCTGAGAAATAAAAAAACGAAACTGCCTTCGGATTTGGAATTCGCAAGGGAAGGTCATTCCTGGGAGATTTAG